From one Mya arenaria isolate MELC-2E11 chromosome 4, ASM2691426v1 genomic stretch:
- the LOC128232648 gene encoding rho guanine nucleotide exchange factor 39-like isoform X1, with translation MLTTRTRLKVLSELEEHSRGVESPSLVDTLEEGENGDVIDPEVAERREKRRRNIIEELFETEKTYLHHLDITHRLFDFPLRFNCLVADRAHSQLFSNLEQILEVNTKLMEYMEQTTVGTAFKFLGPFLKLYSMYANNHQQASNTLQENLQKNEKFATFVAEQEERPEVNGLKLGALLITPVQRIPRYKLLLEDLLENTSPEHHDYLHLKEAAKQVGEIALHINEHVRQHENFQKMLLIQNSFDSSAPKILAPGREYLKEGKLNKISRRGGKSQERMFFLFSDLMLYGKPKLLDSGSSSYSCCCLLPLRHCSVERVLGTVQSADGGGMFRINCKDESLLLYCLDPEEAKVWVETIEAAIRKLNVNRQTLRKPSSNKVPVRGKSLMKMRIKEKKQDLKRKINGSKKKSSKGKTPSSPLKASLKEVSNCLTPPKRQRTDSDGSMSGASCSNDYERKNEINLDDWSPSAMNNDDDDDDLVDTISEEGSYEDSNEDEENIPAVVIENPPIPDTLDTNSYDIDLRNGLDPVACSSRGQGTNEGPDYSSQPWFNPKFQQEGEPVGHCSTWPIRKVIKSGSKVTSSIGEVMDSMRSSKKCSIM, from the exons atgttgacaACAAGAACACGTTTAAAAG TTTTATCGGAGCTGGAAGAGCATTCCAGAGGTGTTGAGTCTCCATCACTAGTAGATACACTAGAGGAGGGTGAAAATGGAGATGTCATTGATCCCGAGGTGGCTGAACGACGTGAGAAGCGACGTAGGAACATTATCGAGGAGCTGTTTGAGACTGAGAAAACATATCTGCACCACCTTGATATAACACATAGG TTGTTTGATTTCCCTCTGCGGTTCAATTGTCTAGTAGCAGACCGAGCCCATTCACAGCTCTTCAGTAACCTGGAGCAGATTTTAGAAGTCAATACCAAGCTCATGGAGTACATGGAGCAGACGACAGTTGGCACAGCTTTCAAGTTTCTTGGACCAttcttaaagctgtactctaTGTACGCAAACAATCATCAGCAGGCTTCAAATACCCTCCAG GAGAATCTTCAGAAGAATGAGAAGTTTGCCACATTTGTTGCTGAGCAGGAGGAAAGGCCAGAGGTGAATGGATTGAAACTTGGGGCTCTTCTTATAACACCTGTACAAAGAATACCTCG GTATAAGCTGCTTTTAGAAGACCTGTTGGAAAATACAAGTCCAGAACATCatgattatttacatttaaaag AGGCCGCTAAACAAGTTGGAGAGATTGCCTTACACATCAACGAACATGTGCGACAGCATGAAAACTTCCAGAAAATGCTCCTCATACAGAATAGTTTTGACAGCTCTGCACCAAAGATACTGGCCCCTGGCAGGGAGTACCTTAAGGAAGGCAAGCTAAATAAG ATATCCCGCAGAGGAGGCAAGTCCCAGGAGCGGATGTTTTTCCTATTCTCCGACCTGATGTTGTACGGCAAACCGAAGCTACTGGACAGTGGGAGTAGCTCATACAGCTGTTGTTGTCTGCTACCTCTTCGGCATTGCTCAGTGGAGCGTGTCCTAGGAACAGTACAAAGTGCTGATGGTGGAGGAATGTTCAGA ATCAACTGTAAAGATGAAAGTCTGCTGCTGTACTGTCTAGATCCGGAGGAGGCCAAGGTGTGGGTGGAGACCATTGAGGCAGCTATAAG AAAGCTCAATGTCAACAGACAGACTTTACGTAAACCGAGTAGTAACAAAGTTCCAGTGCGGGGCAAGTCGCTGATGAAGATGAGGATAAAGGAAAAGAAACAAGACCTCAAG CGCAAGATAAACGGCAGTAAGAAAAAATCATCCAAAGGGAAGACCCCCTCGTCACCACTTAAGGCCTCTCTGAAGGAAGTTAGTAACTGCCTAACACCTCCCAAGAGGCAGCGGACGGATTCTGATGGAAGTATGAGTGGAGCCTCTTGCtcaaat GACTATGAAAGGAAGAATGAGATAAACCTTGATGACTGGAGTCCGAGTGCTATGAacaacgacgacgatgatgatgatcttGTTGATACAATATCGGAGGAGGGTAGCTACGAAGACTCGAACGAAGATGAAGAAAACATTCCAGCGGTTGTTATAGAAAACCCTCCAATCCCTGATACGTTAGATACCAACAgttatgacattgaccttaggAATGGCCTTGACCCTGTTGCCTGTAGCAGCAGGGGTCAGGGGACCAATGAGGGTCCAGATTATAGTTCCCAGCCTTGGTTTAATCCAAAATTCCAACAGGAAGGGGAACCAGTAGGACACTGCAGCACTTGGCCAATTAGAAA AGTTATAAAGAGTGGGTCCAAAGTAACCTCAAGTATCGGAGAAGTGATGGACAGCATGAGGTCTAGTAAAAAATGTTCTATCATGTGA
- the LOC128232648 gene encoding rho guanine nucleotide exchange factor 39-like isoform X2, with translation MEYMEQTTVGTAFKFLGPFLKLYSMYANNHQQASNTLQENLQKNEKFATFVAEQEERPEVNGLKLGALLITPVQRIPRYKLLLEDLLENTSPEHHDYLHLKEAAKQVGEIALHINEHVRQHENFQKMLLIQNSFDSSAPKILAPGREYLKEGKLNKISRRGGKSQERMFFLFSDLMLYGKPKLLDSGSSSYSCCCLLPLRHCSVERVLGTVQSADGGGMFRINCKDESLLLYCLDPEEAKVWVETIEAAIRKLNVNRQTLRKPSSNKVPVRGKSLMKMRIKEKKQDLKRKINGSKKKSSKGKTPSSPLKASLKEVSNCLTPPKRQRTDSDGSMSGASCSNDYERKNEINLDDWSPSAMNNDDDDDDLVDTISEEGSYEDSNEDEENIPAVVIENPPIPDTLDTNSYDIDLRNGLDPVACSSRGQGTNEGPDYSSQPWFNPKFQQEGEPVGHCSTWPIRKVIKSGSKVTSSIGEVMDSMRSSKKCSIM, from the exons ATGGAGTACATGGAGCAGACGACAGTTGGCACAGCTTTCAAGTTTCTTGGACCAttcttaaagctgtactctaTGTACGCAAACAATCATCAGCAGGCTTCAAATACCCTCCAG GAGAATCTTCAGAAGAATGAGAAGTTTGCCACATTTGTTGCTGAGCAGGAGGAAAGGCCAGAGGTGAATGGATTGAAACTTGGGGCTCTTCTTATAACACCTGTACAAAGAATACCTCG GTATAAGCTGCTTTTAGAAGACCTGTTGGAAAATACAAGTCCAGAACATCatgattatttacatttaaaag AGGCCGCTAAACAAGTTGGAGAGATTGCCTTACACATCAACGAACATGTGCGACAGCATGAAAACTTCCAGAAAATGCTCCTCATACAGAATAGTTTTGACAGCTCTGCACCAAAGATACTGGCCCCTGGCAGGGAGTACCTTAAGGAAGGCAAGCTAAATAAG ATATCCCGCAGAGGAGGCAAGTCCCAGGAGCGGATGTTTTTCCTATTCTCCGACCTGATGTTGTACGGCAAACCGAAGCTACTGGACAGTGGGAGTAGCTCATACAGCTGTTGTTGTCTGCTACCTCTTCGGCATTGCTCAGTGGAGCGTGTCCTAGGAACAGTACAAAGTGCTGATGGTGGAGGAATGTTCAGA ATCAACTGTAAAGATGAAAGTCTGCTGCTGTACTGTCTAGATCCGGAGGAGGCCAAGGTGTGGGTGGAGACCATTGAGGCAGCTATAAG AAAGCTCAATGTCAACAGACAGACTTTACGTAAACCGAGTAGTAACAAAGTTCCAGTGCGGGGCAAGTCGCTGATGAAGATGAGGATAAAGGAAAAGAAACAAGACCTCAAG CGCAAGATAAACGGCAGTAAGAAAAAATCATCCAAAGGGAAGACCCCCTCGTCACCACTTAAGGCCTCTCTGAAGGAAGTTAGTAACTGCCTAACACCTCCCAAGAGGCAGCGGACGGATTCTGATGGAAGTATGAGTGGAGCCTCTTGCtcaaat GACTATGAAAGGAAGAATGAGATAAACCTTGATGACTGGAGTCCGAGTGCTATGAacaacgacgacgatgatgatgatcttGTTGATACAATATCGGAGGAGGGTAGCTACGAAGACTCGAACGAAGATGAAGAAAACATTCCAGCGGTTGTTATAGAAAACCCTCCAATCCCTGATACGTTAGATACCAACAgttatgacattgaccttaggAATGGCCTTGACCCTGTTGCCTGTAGCAGCAGGGGTCAGGGGACCAATGAGGGTCCAGATTATAGTTCCCAGCCTTGGTTTAATCCAAAATTCCAACAGGAAGGGGAACCAGTAGGACACTGCAGCACTTGGCCAATTAGAAA AGTTATAAAGAGTGGGTCCAAAGTAACCTCAAGTATCGGAGAAGTGATGGACAGCATGAGGTCTAGTAAAAAATGTTCTATCATGTGA